A stretch of DNA from Paenibacillus sp. FSL W8-0186:
GTGAATCCGTATTTACGGGGCTTCCTTCGCCGTTTACGGCAACCCGTTATCATTCGCTGATCGTGGAACGCTCCAGCCTTCCCGACTGCCTTGAGATTACCGCCGAGACCGAGGAAGGCGAAATCATGGGCCTGCGCCATAAAACTTATGCCGTGGAAGGGGTTCAATTCCATCCGGAGTCGATTATTACCGATCATGGCCATCAAATTCTCCGCAACTTCCTTAGCCGCAAGGTCGGGGCAGGGGTATGAATTATATCGGGGTGAACGGAGTTCCCACCCCATCCGCTGAAGCCGTGATATCCGTAATGGATCACGGCTTCATGTACGGTATGGGGCTGTTCGAGACATTTCGGACGTATGGGGGGCAGCCTTTTCTTCTGGAGCGGCACTTGGAGCGGCTTCGGGGCGGTTGCCGGGAGTTAGGCATACGTTACGAGGCCCGGGAGGAACTGCTGCGATATGAAATCGCCTCATTGCTGAAGGCGAATGAGCTGCTGGATGGGTATATCCGGCTGACTGTATCGGCTGGCGCCGGGCCGCTTGGCTTGCCGCCGGAAGATTATACGGAGCCGTGCGTTATTATCTATGTGAAGCCATTGCCGTCCTTTGATTCGGGGCTGTACACCCATGGCAAGCAATTATGGCGTTTATCTACGCCTCGCAATACCCCTGAGGGGAAGATCAGGCTCAAGTCGCTTCACTATATGAATAATATTCTCGCCAAGCGGGAGCTGGAGGGACTTATCAAAAATGCCCATCCAGGAGGAGTACCTGAGGGATTGCTTTTGACGGCCCAAGGACATTTGGCGGAAGGAATCGTCAGCAATTTATTTTTTGTGCGCGAGGGGACATTATATACACCGGAGATTGGGACCGGCATTCTGCCGGGAATTACTCGCTCTTTCGTGTTAGAACTTGCGGAGCGGCTAGGGCTGTCGTATATAGAAGGATGCTATACCTGGGATGAGCTGGTCGCGGCGGAAGAAGTATTTTTGACCAATTCGATCCAAGAGCTGGTGCCAGTGACGGCATTGGTTGAGCCGGGGGGGGCGAGATATTCGGTCGGGGACGGAATGATTGGTCCCGTTACGGAAATGCTTTTAGATAGTTATAGAAGTAATTGCGGTGTATAGATAGAAGGGGGACGATAACATGCAGCCTACGCTATATCAGCGGACTTATCAATGCGGCGAAACCGAGCTGAAGCTTGGTGAACGAACTTTGATTATGGGTATTTTAAATGTAACTCCGGATTCTTTCTCCGATGGTGGACGGTATAACGAGGCGGAACGGGCGGTTGCCCATGCTTTGGAAATGGTTCGTGACGGGGCTGATATCATCGATATCGGCGGGGAATCGACCAGACCGGGCCATGAGCCTGTATCGCTGGACGAGGAGCTGGAGCGGGTGGTCCCTATCGTAGAAGCGATCCATCGCGAAGCTCCCCATATTCCTATTTCGGTAGACACATACAAAGCGGAGGTAGCGAGACAGTCCCTTGCCGCGGGCGCTCATATGATCAATGATATATGGGGCTGCAAAGCAGACCCTCTCATGGCCGAGGTAGCGGCGGAGTTCCAGTCTCCCGTTATTTTAATGCATAACCGGCATGATCGGGATTACCGTGATTTAATGCAGGACGTAGAAGCGGACCTGCTGGACAGCATAGAGATCGCGCGGCGGGCTGGAGTAAGGGATGAGCAGATCATCCTTGATCCGGGGATCGGGTTTGTGAAGGACTATGAGGAGAATTTGCGTGTGATGAAGGAGCTGGATCGGCTGATGAAGCTGGGCTATCCTCTGTTGCTCGGTACGTCCCGTAAAAGATTTATACGAACCACGCTGGACTTGCCGGTAGACGAGCTGGTCATGGGTACCGCTGCGACGGTAGCTCTTGGCATTGCTCAAGGCTGCCAGATCGTACGGGTTCACGACGTGAAGGAAATCAAACAACTGGCCAAAATGTGCGATGCTATTATTTATGCTTAATTGTTTGCATGTAGCTTTGTGATTTGCCTTAGCTTGCTCTGACGCGTGAAATTGAGCTTGCTAAGTTTTGCCGGCTTTCGTGCCGGCTGCTTCTGGTTTATTTTATATGACGGAAAGGTTGGGTAATGGATGGATAAAATGGTGCTTCGGCGCATGGAATATTACGGATACCATGGTGTTTTTGAAGAAGAGCGCAAGCTCGGTCAACGCTTCTATGTCGATCTGGAATTAGAACTTGATTTGCGGGAAGCCGGACAGACCGATGATTTGAGCAAGACGGTGAACTATGCCGAAATTCATGAGCTGCTGCGGGGCATTGTCGAAGGTAAAAGCTTCAAATTGATCGAAGCCCTCGCGGAACATATTGCATCCTCGGTTTTGGACACTTATACTATGGTAGATGCGTTAACGGTTCATGTCACGAAGCCGCATCCGCCATTTGATATTCATTTTGAAGGTGTGACGGTGCAGTTGTACCGCTCTAGAAAGTGAGACGTGCGATGAATACACATCCGACCTCTGGAACTACAGAGGCTTATATTGCTTTAGGGGCCAATCTCGGCGACCGGGAAGCGACCTTGATGGAGGCGCTGGCTCGGCTGGATGCCCACTCGAAGATAGAGGTGCTCCGCTGCTCCCGTCTATACGAGACCGATCCCGTAGGATATCTCGATCAGCCTTGCTTCCTGAATATGACTGCAGCGCTACGGACGGCGCTGGGTCCTGAGGAGCTGCTGGTTGTCATGCAGCAAATTGAGCTTGAGCTGGGGCGTGAGCGCAAAATTCGCTATGGGCCGCGAACCGTTGATTTGGATCTGCTATGGGTAGAGGGGCAAGAGATAGACACCCCATTGCTGACGCTGCCACATCCGCGGATGATGGAGCGTGCCTTTGTGCTTGTCCCTTTGGCGGACATCGTTGCCGAGGAGGAGTCTTCCGGCTTATACCGGCGCACCCAAGAAGCTTTGACCAGCATGGATGGAAAGGAAGGCGTACGTTTTTGGAAAATTTGCAACTGGCGCAGCGAATCCGGGCTTACCGAAAACTAAAGGGGTTCACACAGCAGCAGCTTGCGGAGCGATCCGGCGTATCGCTAGCCGTCCTCGGAGCGATCGAGCGTGGGAACCGACGCGCAGAAGAACAAATTTTAATTAAAATTGTGGATGCTTTGGGCATTTCGATGTCTGAATTGAAATCCTCAGAATAAATTGACCCGCAGGGATAATGCTACAAATTGCGAGCAAGTTCGACAACAATATGATTAGGGAGGGATGTTATGCTGAAAATTGGCGATATTGAAATGAAGAACCAGGTCGTGCTGGCACCGATGGCGGGCGTCTGCAACCCTGCCTTCCGGCTGATTGCCAAGGAGTTCGGTACCGGCCTCGTCTGTGCGGAGATGGTTAGCGATAAAGCGATCATCCATGGCAACAAGCGTACGAGGGAAATGCTATTCGTAGACGAGCGGGAGAAGCCGCTTAGTCTGCAGATTTTTGGCGGGGATCGGGGTTCTCTGGTAGAAGCGGCCAAGGTTGTCGATCAGGAGACGAATGCCGATATCATCGATATTAACATGGGCTGTCCTGTGCCTAAGGTGACGAAATGCGATGCCGGGGCACGCTGGTTGCTTGATCCGAATAAAATTTATGAAATGGTGTCCGCCGTGGTGGATGCTGTCAGCAAGCCGGTAACGGTCAAAATGCGGATCGGTTGGGATGCTGAGCATATCTATGTGGTGGATAACGCCAAAGCGGTAGAACAGGCTGGAGGCAAGGCGGTCAGTGTACACGGCCGTACCCGGGAGCAGCTGTATACCGGCAAAGCCGACTGGAGTTACATTAAGCAAGTTAAGGAAGCTGTGTCTATTCCAGTCATCGGGAATGGCGATGTTGCGACACCAGAGGATGCGAAGCGTATGCTGGAGCAAACCGGATGCGATGGCGTCATGATCGGCCGGGGTGCGTTAGGCAACCCGTGGATGCTGTACCGGACGGTAGAATATCTGAAATCCGGGGAATTGCTGCCTGAACCGGATCCGGAAGAGAAAATCCGCATTGCAATCCTTCATATGGATCGTTTAGCCGCTCTCAAGGGGGAGAGCGTAGCAGTACGCGAGATGCGCAAGCATTTGGCATGGTACTTGAAGGGCATGCAAGGCGCGGCACGGATTAAGGATGTTATCATGGAAGAGACCAAGCGGGACGAGATGGTACGAATTCTCGAGAATTTTGTCGCTAATCTGTCCATCGAGAATGCTGAGGAAGCGGAATCCGCTTAATTTACGAAAATGATAATAAAAGGATGATTCGCAACGTAAACATCCTTCATGAAACGTTTACATTTGAAAATTGTACTGTCATTGACATTTCGAGAGGCTTCACCTATAATTTCTCAGTATAAATTCGCCTCAGGAGATAACTTCCACGACATGGGGTGGTCTGAGCTCCATGAGTTTGCATATGATATTCTCAAATGATGCGTGAATTTTCACGGCCGTGGCATGCGGCAACTCGGACCCTTGAGGGCTTGTTAGAGAATGGGTTAGATCCATCCGTGGCGGAAGGTATTCATATTGAAGGAGCCCATGACCGCGCGCATAGTGCGAAAATTATTTCCATGACAGGAGAATCGGTTGAGATGAGCGATAAAGAAGTTATTCTTACACAAGATGGTTTGAAGAAGTTGGAAGAAGAGCTTGAAAATTTGAAATCCGTGAAACGTCGTGAGGTTGCGGAGCGCATTAAGGTTGCCATCGGTTATGGCGATATTAGTGAAAACTCGGAATACGAGGATGCCAAGAATGAGCAGGCTTTTATTGAAGGCCGCATTATTACGCTTGAGAAAATGCTGCGCAACGCACGTATCATTAACAACGACGAAATCGATACGGACACGGTGAGCATTGGTTCGACGGTAACCGTAGAGGATTTGGAGTTCGGCGATACGATGGAATACGCCATCGTCGGTACGGCTGAATCCGATCCGCTGCAAAATAAAATTTCAAATGAAAGCCCAGTAGGCAAGGCGATCCTCGGCAAGCAAAAGGGTGCTATCGTCGATGTAACGGTCCCTGCGGGCGTGATTCAATATAAAATCGTAGATATTAAGAAATAGGGCGGTATTTTGAGTTGGAAGAGCTTCCCCAGGGGAGGCTTTTTTCACTGTTGTCGAATACTTTCCAGTAGTGAGCATTTATGCAAGATTCAGCTAATATAAGCTGTATAATAAGTTGTAGAAGGAGTGGAGTATCAACATGAGCGAGGAACACAACACTCAGGAGCAGGAAGTCGAAATCAGCGAGCTATTGCAAATCAGACGCGATAAATTGGACGAGCTGTGGAACCTGGGGATCGACCCTTTTGGTAAGAAGTACGTGCGTACTCATATGGCAGGTGCAATTCTGCAGGATTACGACAGCATGACGAAGGAAGAGCTTGAGGAGAAGAAGGTAGAGGTATCAGTTGCCGGACGGATCATGGCCAAACGGGGAATGGGGAAAGCAAGCTTCGCTCATATTCAGGATTTGAGCGGCAAAATCCAAATTTACGTCCGTCAGGATAGTGTCCCAGAAGTGAAGTATGCTGCTTTCAGCATTCTTGACCTAGGCGATATCGTAGGGGTGCGCGGTGAAGTATTTAAGACGAAGACCGGCGAGACAACCATTAAAGTGACCGATCTTGAAGTACTGTCCAAATCGCTTTATCCGCTGCCGGATAAGTACCATGGCCTGAAGGATGTTGAGCTCCGCTATCGCCAGCGTTATGTGGACCTGATTGTGAACCCTGAGGTACAGCAAACATTCATTAAACGTTCCCGCATAATCCAATCGATGCGCCGTTATCTGGATTCATTGGGATACCTGGAAGTAGAGACCCCGACACTGCATAGCATCGCCGGCGGCGCTGCGGCTCGTCCGTTTATTACACATCATAATGCGCTGGATATGGAGCTTTATATGCGAATCGCGATCGAGCTTCATTTGAAGCGTCTTATTGTTGGCGGGCTGGAGAAAGTGTACGAAATCGGCCGTGTATACCGGAATGAAGGTGTGTCTACACGCCACAACCCGGAATTTACGATGATTGAATTGTATGAAGCTTATGCGGATTACAAGGATATCATGGCGCTGACGGAGAATATGATCGCTCATATCGCCGAAGAAGTGCTGGGTACGAAGGTTGTGCATTACCAAGGGCATGAAGTAGACCTTACGCCGCAATGGCGCCGGGTATCAATGGTAGATGCTGTTAAGGAAGTTACCGGCGTAGACTTTGGCGTCCAAATGAGCAATGAGGAAGCACACCGCCTGGCGAAAGAACACAAAGTTCCGGTTGAGCCTCATATGACGTTTGGGCATATATTGAATGCCTTCTTTGAAGAATTCGTAGAAGAGACGCTGATTCAGCCGACTTTCGTCTACGGACATCCGGTGGAGATTTCCCCACTGGCGAAGAAAAATGAGGAAGATCCGCGGTTCACGGATCGTTTCGAGTTGTTTATCGTAGCTCGCGAGCATGCCAACGCATTTACCGAGCTGAATGACCCGATTGATCAGCGTCAACGTTTCGAAGCTCAGTTGATTGAGCGCGAGCACGGTAATGATGAGGCTCATGAGATGGACAATGACTTCATCCATGCGCTTGAATATGGTATGCCGCCAACTGGCGGACTTGGAATTGGTATTGACCGTCTGGTGATGCTGCTGACGAATTCTGCATCGATCCGTGATGTGTTGTTGTTCCCGCATATGCGTTCGGAATAATATAGATAGGAGCGAGCCTGGCTTAGAAAAGCCGGGCTCGTTTTGTCATGATGGAGAAATGCGCGCTGTGTTATTAAAGATACAAATAACGGAGTGGGGAATGGGCGAAATTGGAAGCATAAAAATAGGTACTAGGGCTTGCGCCTATATTGAAAAGATGGTATATTAAATATCCGGTCGTTAATAACAAGCTTTATGGTGAGCTTAAACAGCAACAAAAAATAAAGCTTGCAATTGATCGCCGGATGTTGTATGATAAGAAAGTTGCCGCTGAAACAATGGTAGCGAGTGAGAACAAAGTTGATCTTTGAAAACTGAACAACGAGTGAGCGGGTTTCACGGAAGTGAAATCTAAATAATAGAGTCAGATGCAAATCTGATCTCGTCAGATTCAAAATGAGCAAGTCAAACACCTTAGCTGAAAGAGATTTTACCTTCGGTAAAACTTTCTTTCACCTTTATTGGAGAGTTTGATCCTGGCTCAGGACGAACGCTGGCGGCGTGCCTAATACATGCAAGTCGAGCGGAGTTATTTTGGAAGCTTGCTTCCGAAATAACTTAGCGGCGGACGGGTGAGTAATACGTAGGCAACCTGCCTGTAAGACTGGGATAACTGCCGGAAACGGTAGCTAATACCGGATAAATCATTTCGCCGCATGGCGGGATGCTGAAAGACGGAGCAATCTGTCACTTACAGATGGGCCTACGGCGCATTAGCTAGTTGGTGGGGTAAAGGCCTACCAAGGCGACGATGCGTAGCCGGCCTGAGAGGGTGAACGGCCACACTGGGACTGAGACACGGCCCAGACTCCTACGGGAGGCAGCAGTAGGGAATCTTCCGCAATGGACGAAAGTCTGACGGAGCAACGCCGCGTGAGTGATGAAGGTTTTCGGATCGTAAAGCTCTGTTGCCAGGGAAGAACGTCTTGGAGAGTAACTGCTCTGAGAGTGACGGTACCTGAGAAGAAAGCCCCGGCTAACTACGTGCCAGCAGCCGCGGTAATACGTAGGGGGCAAGCGTTGTCCGGAATTATTGGGCGTAAAGCGCGCGCAGGCGGTCATTTAAGTCTGGTGTATAAACTCGGGGCTCAACTCCGAGTCGCACTGGAAACTGGGTGACTTGAGTGCAGAAGAGGAGAGTGGAATTCCACGTGTAGCGGTGAAATGCGTAGAGATGTGGAGGAACACCAGTGGCGAAGGCGACTCTCTGGGCTGTAACTGACGCTGAGGCGCGAAAGCGTGGGTAGCAAACAGGATTAGATACCCTGGTAGTCCACGCCGTAAACGATGAATGCTAGGTGTTAGGGGTTTCGATACCCTTGGTGCCGAAGTTAACACATTAAGCATTCCGCCTGGGGAGTACGGTCGCAAGACTGAAACTCAAAGGAATTGACGGGGACCCGCACAAGCAGTGGAGTATGTGGTTTAATTCGAAGCAACGCGAAGAACCTTACCAGGTCTTGACATCCCTCTGACCGGTCTAGAGATAGGCCTTTCCTTCGGGACAGAGGAGACAGGTGGTGCATGGTTGTCGTCAGCTCGTGTCGTGAGATGTTGGGTTAAGTCCCGCAACGAGCGCAACCCTTAGGTTTAGTTGCCAGCACATAAAGGTGGGCACTCTAGATCGACTGCCGGTGACAAACCGGAGGAAGGTGGGGATGACGTCAAATCATCATGCCCCTTATGACCTGGGCTACACACGTACTACAATGGCCAGTACAACGGGAAGCGAAACCGCGAGGTGGAGCGAATCCTATCAAAGCTGGTCTCAGTTCGGATTGCAGGCTGCAACTCGCCTGCATGAAGTCGGAATTGCTAGTAATCGCGGATCAGCATGCCGCGGTGAATACGTTCCCGGGTCTTGTACACACCGCCCGTCACACCACGAGAGTTTACAACACCCGAAGTCGGTGAGGTAACCGCAAGGGGCCAGCCGCCGAAGGTGGGGTAGATGATTGGGGTGAAGTCGTAACAAGGTAGCCGTATCGGAAGGTGCGGCTGGATCACCTCCTTTCTATGGAGAATCGTTCTCTGCAACGAGAACATTCAAATTTAGCTCACTCGTTGGTCAGTTTTGAGAGTTCAACTCTCAAATTGACGTAACTTTGAACGTCACCGAAGGTGATCGTTACAAAAGTTCCGTCCTTGATCCTTGAAAACTGGATAACGAAACGAAATTTGCGTTTTAGAAAATTCCTTTTAGCTGAACTTGTGTCAAAACAAGTTTAATTAAAAGTAGCTAGCGAACGTTTTGGGATAGGCGATCCTTTGGGAGTTACTTTCCACCTTGGTTGAATTTATTCGATCAGGAAAGTGACGGACAACAGAGCGAATAGCCCAAAATGAGAGCGAAATGGTTAAGCTACTAAGAGCACACGGAGGATGCCTAGGCGCTAGGAGCCGAAGAAGGACGTGGCGAACAACGAAACTGCCTCGGGGAGCTGTAAGCAAGCTTTGATCCGGGGGTGTCCGAATGGGGAAACCCGGCTGTGGTAATACGCAGTCACTCACATCTGAATACATAGGGTGTGAAGAGGCATACCAGGGGAACTGAAACATCTAAGTACCCTGAGGAAGAGAAAACAAAAGTGATTCCGTCAGTAGCGGCGAGCGAACGCGGATTAGCCTAAACCAGAGAGCTTGCTCTCTGGGGTTGTGGGACGTCTCACATGGAGTTACAAAGGAAGAGGTTAGACGAACAGGTCTGGAAAGGCCGGCCATAGAAGGTAAAAGCCCTGTAATCGAAAGTCTGTTCCCTCCGAGACGGATCCCGAGTAGTGCGGGGCACGTGAAACCCCGTATGAATCTGCCAGGACCATCTGGTAAGGCTAAATACTCCCTAGCGACCGATAGTGAAGCAGTACCGTGAGGGAAAGGTGAAAAGCACCCCGGAAGGGGAGTGAAAAAGAACCTGAAACCGTGTGCTTACAAGAAGTCAGAGCCCTATTGATGGGTGATGGCGTGCCTTTTGTAGAATGAACCGGCGAGTTACGTTCCCGTGCAAGGTTAAGGTGAAGAGCCGAAGCCGCAGCGAAAGCGAGTCTGAATAGGGCGACTTAGTACGTGGACGTAGACCCGAAACCGGGTGATCTACCCCTGTCCAGGGTGAAGGTGCGGTAACACGCACTGGAGGCCCGAACCCACGTATGTTGAAAAATGCGGGGATGAGGTGGGGGTAGCGGAGAAATTCCAATCGAACTCGGAGATAGCTGGTTCTCCCCGAAATAGCTTTAGGGCTAGCCTCGGTAGGACAGTCGTGGAGGTAGAGCACTGATTGGGTGCGGGGCCCGCCAAGGGTTACCAAGCTCAGTCAAACTCCGAATGCCATAGACTGATTAACCGGGAGTCAGACAGTGAGTGCTAAGATCCATTGTCAAGAGGGAAACAGCCCAGACCATCAGCTAAGGTCCCCAAGTGTGTGTTAAGTGGGAAAGGATGTGGAGTTGCACAGACAACCAGGATGTTGGCTTAGAAGCAGCCACCATTTAAAGAGTGCGTAATAGCTCACTGGTCGAGTGACTCTGCGCCGAAAATGTAACGGGGCTAAACACACCACCGAAGCTATGGCTTGATGCATTGCATCAGGGGTAGGGGAGCGTTGTATGCGGATTGAAGTTGGACCGGAAGGACTGGTGGACTGCATACAAGTGAGAATGCCGGTATGAGTAACGAAAAGATCAGTGAGAATCTGATCCGCCGAAAGCCCAAGGTTTCCTGAGGAAGGTTCGTCCGCTCAGGGTAAGTCGGGACCTAAGGCGAGGCCGAAAGGCGTAGTCGAAGGACAACAGGTTGAAATTCCTGTACCACCGTAATCCGTTATGAGCGATGGGGTGACGCAGTAGGGTAGTGACGCGAGCTGATGGATGCTCGTCCAAGCAGTGAGGCTGATGTGTAGGCAAATCCGCACATCGTAAGGCTGGGCTGTGATGGGGAGGGAAAATTTACAGTACC
This window harbors:
- a CDS encoding aminotransferase class IV, with the protein product MNYIGVNGVPTPSAEAVISVMDHGFMYGMGLFETFRTYGGQPFLLERHLERLRGGCRELGIRYEAREELLRYEIASLLKANELLDGYIRLTVSAGAGPLGLPPEDYTEPCVIIYVKPLPSFDSGLYTHGKQLWRLSTPRNTPEGKIRLKSLHYMNNILAKRELEGLIKNAHPGGVPEGLLLTAQGHLAEGIVSNLFFVREGTLYTPEIGTGILPGITRSFVLELAERLGLSYIEGCYTWDELVAAEEVFLTNSIQELVPVTALVEPGGARYSVGDGMIGPVTEMLLDSYRSNCGV
- the folP gene encoding dihydropteroate synthase produces the protein MQPTLYQRTYQCGETELKLGERTLIMGILNVTPDSFSDGGRYNEAERAVAHALEMVRDGADIIDIGGESTRPGHEPVSLDEELERVVPIVEAIHREAPHIPISVDTYKAEVARQSLAAGAHMINDIWGCKADPLMAEVAAEFQSPVILMHNRHDRDYRDLMQDVEADLLDSIEIARRAGVRDEQIILDPGIGFVKDYEENLRVMKELDRLMKLGYPLLLGTSRKRFIRTTLDLPVDELVMGTAATVALGIAQGCQIVRVHDVKEIKQLAKMCDAIIYA
- the folB gene encoding dihydroneopterin aldolase — encoded protein: MDKMVLRRMEYYGYHGVFEEERKLGQRFYVDLELELDLREAGQTDDLSKTVNYAEIHELLRGIVEGKSFKLIEALAEHIASSVLDTYTMVDALTVHVTKPHPPFDIHFEGVTVQLYRSRK
- the folK gene encoding 2-amino-4-hydroxy-6-hydroxymethyldihydropteridine diphosphokinase — its product is MNTHPTSGTTEAYIALGANLGDREATLMEALARLDAHSKIEVLRCSRLYETDPVGYLDQPCFLNMTAALRTALGPEELLVVMQQIELELGRERKIRYGPRTVDLDLLWVEGQEIDTPLLTLPHPRMMERAFVLVPLADIVAEEESSGLYRRTQEALTSMDGKEGVRFWKICNWRSESGLTEN
- a CDS encoding helix-turn-helix transcriptional regulator; this encodes MENLQLAQRIRAYRKLKGFTQQQLAERSGVSLAVLGAIERGNRRAEEQILIKIVDALGISMSELKSSE
- the dusB gene encoding tRNA dihydrouridine synthase DusB, with translation MLKIGDIEMKNQVVLAPMAGVCNPAFRLIAKEFGTGLVCAEMVSDKAIIHGNKRTREMLFVDEREKPLSLQIFGGDRGSLVEAAKVVDQETNADIIDINMGCPVPKVTKCDAGARWLLDPNKIYEMVSAVVDAVSKPVTVKMRIGWDAEHIYVVDNAKAVEQAGGKAVSVHGRTREQLYTGKADWSYIKQVKEAVSIPVIGNGDVATPEDAKRMLEQTGCDGVMIGRGALGNPWMLYRTVEYLKSGELLPEPDPEEKIRIAILHMDRLAALKGESVAVREMRKHLAWYLKGMQGAARIKDVIMEETKRDEMVRILENFVANLSIENAEEAESA
- the greA gene encoding transcription elongation factor GreA is translated as MSDKEVILTQDGLKKLEEELENLKSVKRREVAERIKVAIGYGDISENSEYEDAKNEQAFIEGRIITLEKMLRNARIINNDEIDTDTVSIGSTVTVEDLEFGDTMEYAIVGTAESDPLQNKISNESPVGKAILGKQKGAIVDVTVPAGVIQYKIVDIKK
- the lysS gene encoding lysine--tRNA ligase — translated: MSEEHNTQEQEVEISELLQIRRDKLDELWNLGIDPFGKKYVRTHMAGAILQDYDSMTKEELEEKKVEVSVAGRIMAKRGMGKASFAHIQDLSGKIQIYVRQDSVPEVKYAAFSILDLGDIVGVRGEVFKTKTGETTIKVTDLEVLSKSLYPLPDKYHGLKDVELRYRQRYVDLIVNPEVQQTFIKRSRIIQSMRRYLDSLGYLEVETPTLHSIAGGAAARPFITHHNALDMELYMRIAIELHLKRLIVGGLEKVYEIGRVYRNEGVSTRHNPEFTMIELYEAYADYKDIMALTENMIAHIAEEVLGTKVVHYQGHEVDLTPQWRRVSMVDAVKEVTGVDFGVQMSNEEAHRLAKEHKVPVEPHMTFGHILNAFFEEFVEETLIQPTFVYGHPVEISPLAKKNEEDPRFTDRFELFIVAREHANAFTELNDPIDQRQRFEAQLIEREHGNDEAHEMDNDFIHALEYGMPPTGGLGIGIDRLVMLLTNSASIRDVLLFPHMRSE